A single region of the Rhipicephalus microplus isolate Deutch F79 chromosome 10, USDA_Rmic, whole genome shotgun sequence genome encodes:
- the LOC119183802 gene encoding uncharacterized protein LOC119183802 isoform X1, producing MAHEEQPSRHSTIGGGSYTAHPEMREASSTQENSSSDEAWNGILNDWYEKTMGNPPNPQVPVANVNAEQNASKHQDEGESFHVGQIHAAENRTTLPQPVCSSGSFDYAVPSTSCTVIGASACGESTVRDATGFSQREKCEDLSVLYGDVNRGQKLPGERRHKCQVCDKSFQKESTLKRHWRTHTGENPHHCFICQKSFSEKSNLTDHMLTHTGERPHRCNVCDKSFALKNALARHLRMHTNDKPYHCNTCDKSFAQKNALRIHIRVHTGEKPYNCDFCDKSFAQKGDLARHLHMHTGDKPYKCGSCDKSFARKDNFILHIRMHTGDKPSACIQVISHISADRVINPLYERIALYSIFACIQAISHISAAHVINHLHKKVTSQDISPCIHAISLISADHAINHLHESIASYYISACIQEIKHISAHHAINHLHKKVTSQDISTRIQVTRHILAARAVNHLDESMTSQDICVCTQARSLKVCYMR from the exons ATGGCCCATGAAGAACAACCAAGTCGACATAGCACGATTGGTGGTGGAAGCTACACGGCACATCCGGAAATGCGAGAGGCAAGCTCGACTCAAGAAAATTCCAG TTCCGACGAGGCTTGGAATGGCATCTTGAATGACTGGTACGAGAAAACCATGGGCAACCCTCCAAATCCACA GGTTCCCGTTGCAAACGTCAATGCAGAGCAGAACGCTTCGAAACACCAGGACGAAGGCGAATCTTTCCATGTTG GGCAAATTCATGCGGCCGAAAACAGAACCACCTTGCCACAGccagtgtgcagcagcggctcctTTGATTATGCCGTACCCAGCACAAGCTGTACGGTCATAGGAGCTTCAGCATGTGGCGAAAGCACCGTGCG AGACGCTACTGGCTTCTCACAGAGGGAAAAGTGCGAGGATCTGAGCGTTTTGTACGGTGACGTCAACCGCGGCCAGAAGCTACCGGGGGAACGACGCCACAAGTGTCAAGTGTGTGACAAATCATTTCAAAAAGAGAGCACACTCAAGAGACATTGGCGCACGCATACGGGCGAGAATCCCCATCATTGCTTCATATGTCAGAAGTCATTCTCAGAAAAGAGTAACCTCACAGATCATATGCTCACACATACAGGTGAGAGGCCCCATCGTTGCAACgtctgcgataaatcgtttgcactaAAGAATGCCCTCGCAAGACATCTCCGCATGCATACAAACGATAAGCCATACCATTGTAACAcgtgcgataaatcatttgcacaaaagaatGCCCTCAGAATACATATCCGCGTGCATACAGGCGAAAAGCCATATAATTGCgacttttgcgataaatcatttgcacaaaagggTGACCTCGCAAGACATCTCCACATGCATACAGGCGATAAGCCTTATAAGTGCGGatcatgcgataaatcatttgcacgaaaggaTAACTTCATATTACATATCCGCatgcatacaggtgataagccatccgcatgcatacaggtgataagccatataaGTGCGGATCGTGTGATAAATCCTTTGTACGAAAGGATAGCTTTATATTCCATATTCGCATGCATACAGGCGATAAGCCATATCagtgcggctcatgtgataaatcatttgcacaaaaaagtgacctcacaagacatctccccATGCATACATGCGATAAGCCTTATCAGTGCGGatcatgcgataaatcatttgcacgaaagtaTAGCCTCCTACTACATATCCGCATGCATACAGGAGATAAAGCACATCAGTGCGCatcatgcgataaatcatttgcacaaaaaagtgacctcacaagacatctccacACGCATACAGGTGACAAGGCATATCCTTGCGGCTCGTGCGGTAAATCATTTGGACGAAAGTATGACCTCACAAGACATCTGTGTGTGCACACAGGCAAGAAGCCTTAAAGTGTGCTACATGCGCTGA